Proteins from a single region of Ischnura elegans chromosome 2, ioIscEleg1.1, whole genome shotgun sequence:
- the LOC124154668 gene encoding cuticle protein 64-like yields the protein MNRLALVFLVALAVATVTAEEAKQETKQHEKRGIYGLGYGGHYGGLGYGGHYGGLYGGHYGGHYGGFGYGHGLGYGHGLGYGHGFGYGHGFGYGHGITKAITVTKEIPVPVPHPVPFPVVKNVGVPVPHPVPVPVEKPYPVAVPKPYPVPVERPVPYPVEKPVPYPVHVPVKVPVPHPVAVPVPKPVAYPVHVPVKVPVPHPVPIYKKYPVFVGHHGYGGYGYGGYGGYHG from the exons ATGAATCGACTG GCACTCGTCTTCCTAGTGGCTCTGGCCGTCGCGACTGTGACCGCCGAGGAAGCCAAACAGGAAACAAAACAACACGAAAAGCGCGGAATCTACGGCCTAGGATACGGAGGACACTATGGAGGCCTAGGATACGGAGGACACTACGGAGGACTCTACGGCGGACACTACGGCGGACACTACGGCGGCTTCGGCTACGGTCACGGCTTGGGCTACGGCCACGGCTTGGGCTACGGTCACGGCTTCGGCTACGGTCACGGCTTCGGCTACGGCCACGGAATCACGAAAGCAATCACCGTCACCAAGGAGATCCCCGTCCCCGTGCCCCACCCCGTCCCCTTCCCCGTCGTGAAGAACGTCGGAGTCCCCGTCCCGCATCCCGTCCCGGTCCCCGTGGAGAAACCCTACCCGGTGGCCGTGCCAAAGCCGTACCCGGTCCCCGTGGAGAGGCCGGTCCCGTACCCTGTGGAAAAGCCCGTCCCGTACCCCGTGCACGTCCCCGTAAAGGTCCCCGTGCCTCACCCGGTGGCAGTCCCGGTCCCCAAACCAGTCGCATACCCCGTGCACGTCCCGGTTAAAGTGCCCGTGCCACACCCAGTCCCCATCTACAAGAAGTACCCCGTGTTCGTGGGTCACCACGGCTACGGCGGCTACGGTTACGGCGGCTACGGAGGTTACCACGGCTGA